A region of Paraburkholderia sp. BL23I1N1 DNA encodes the following proteins:
- the dmpG gene encoding 4-hydroxy-2-oxovalerate aldolase, producing the protein MSLAGTRITVHDMTLRDGMHPKRHQISLDQMRSIARGLDAAGVPLIEVTHGDGLGGASVNYGFPAHTDEAYLSAVIGELKQAKVSALLLPGIGTVEHLRMAHGLGVHTIRVATHCTEADVSEQHIGLARKLEMDTVGFLMMAHMSPPEQLASQAKLMESYGANCIYITDSAGSMLPDDVTARIGIVRAALKPETELGFHGHHNLAMGVANSIAAIAAGANRIDAAAAGLGAGAGNTPMEVFIAVCERMGIETGVDVFSISDVAEDLVLPIMDAPIRIDRDALTLGYAGVYSSFLLFAKRAEAKYRVPARDILVEMGRMRLVGGQEDMIEDTALTLARERGVLVS; encoded by the coding sequence ATGTCATTAGCAGGAACCCGCATCACCGTGCACGACATGACGTTGCGCGACGGCATGCACCCCAAGCGTCACCAGATTTCACTCGACCAGATGCGTTCGATCGCACGCGGCCTCGACGCCGCCGGCGTACCGTTGATCGAAGTCACGCACGGCGATGGCCTGGGTGGCGCATCGGTCAATTATGGCTTTCCTGCGCATACCGACGAAGCCTATCTAAGCGCCGTGATCGGCGAGCTAAAACAGGCCAAGGTGTCTGCCCTGCTGCTGCCGGGTATCGGTACGGTTGAACATTTGCGCATGGCGCACGGGCTCGGCGTGCATACCATCCGCGTCGCGACGCACTGTACGGAAGCGGACGTGTCGGAACAGCACATTGGTCTTGCGCGCAAGCTGGAGATGGACACGGTCGGCTTTCTGATGATGGCGCATATGTCGCCGCCCGAGCAGCTCGCAAGCCAGGCGAAGCTGATGGAATCGTATGGGGCGAACTGCATCTATATCACCGACTCGGCGGGTTCCATGCTGCCTGACGATGTGACTGCACGGATTGGCATTGTGCGTGCGGCGCTGAAGCCGGAGACCGAGCTTGGATTTCACGGGCATCACAATCTGGCGATGGGGGTGGCTAATTCGATTGCTGCTATCGCTGCCGGGGCCAATCGTATCGATGCCGCTGCAGCAGGGCTTGGGGCTGGCGCTGGCAATACGCCGATGGAAGTTTTTATCGCTGTTTGCGAGCGAATGGGGATTGAGACTGGGGTTGATGTTTTTAGCATCTCCGATGTGGCTGAAGATCTTGTGTTGCCGATCATGGATGCGCCGATCCGGATTGATCGCGATGCGTTGACGCTTGGGTATGCGGGGGTTTATTCGTCGTTTTTGCTGTTTGCCAAGCGGGCTGAAGCGAAGTATCGGGTTCCGGCGCGGGATATTCTTGTCGAAATGGGGAGGATGCGCCTGGTCGGCGGGCAGGAGGATATGATTGAAGATACGGCGTTGACGCTTGCTCGGGAGCGGGGGGTATTGGTGTCATAG
- a CDS encoding IS4 family transposase produces MLDPALADRVRRSPTAFTRNRRLTLPRMAALMMSGMCASVQTELDALFGALGSGGRTRAVSAQAFSKARQGLSAELFELARTRLISLAQPHIDSMRWNGLRLVAADGSRLRVGTRRGHELRADHYAFALFLPGSELTLHAALHPADGGERQMLFEALDVLQPRTDLLLLDRGYIGNAMVAALAQREIPFCMRVDARNWKCVTVFARSGKAERVVTLEAPSELDARDYELARTPTTVRLIRDVTPGGRVRVLMTSLLDGERYPGASFGALYHQRWRVEEAFKRLKHRLRLEAVTGLDYLALQQDFGAKILADNLCTLLSDLDAPHDDRHASRPNRVYALGALKPILGACLLRIRRCLDGLAGVLEMIHHTRCRIQPSRSYPRPPRKAKPHFHLAYKLA; encoded by the coding sequence CTGCTCGATCCGGCGCTCGCCGATCGCGTGCGTCGTTCTCCCACCGCCTTTACCCGCAATCGCAGACTGACCTTGCCGCGCATGGCCGCGCTGATGATGTCTGGCATGTGCGCCAGCGTGCAGACCGAACTTGACGCGCTATTCGGCGCACTGGGAAGCGGCGGACGCACCCGCGCTGTCAGCGCACAGGCCTTCAGCAAGGCGCGACAGGGACTGTCTGCCGAACTGTTCGAACTGGCCCGCACCCGCCTGATTTCACTGGCCCAACCCCATATCGATTCGATGCGCTGGAACGGGCTGAGACTGGTCGCAGCGGACGGTAGTCGCCTGCGTGTGGGCACGCGTCGCGGCCATGAACTGCGCGCCGATCACTACGCGTTTGCGCTGTTCCTGCCGGGCTCCGAACTGACCCTGCACGCCGCACTTCATCCCGCCGACGGCGGCGAGCGGCAGATGCTGTTCGAAGCCCTCGATGTACTGCAGCCGCGCACCGACCTGCTGCTGCTCGATCGCGGCTATATCGGCAACGCGATGGTGGCGGCGCTCGCGCAGCGCGAGATCCCGTTCTGCATGCGCGTGGATGCGCGTAACTGGAAGTGCGTCACCGTCTTTGCCCGCAGCGGTAAAGCCGAGCGCGTCGTGACACTGGAGGCGCCCAGCGAACTGGATGCCCGCGACTATGAACTGGCGCGTACGCCGACGACCGTGCGGCTGATCCGCGACGTCACGCCAGGCGGGCGCGTGCGTGTGCTGATGACCTCGCTGCTCGATGGCGAGCGTTATCCGGGCGCATCGTTCGGCGCGCTCTATCACCAGCGCTGGCGGGTCGAGGAGGCGTTCAAACGACTCAAGCACCGTCTCAGGCTGGAAGCCGTTACAGGCCTCGATTACCTGGCATTGCAGCAGGACTTCGGTGCAAAAATCCTCGCCGACAACCTGTGTACATTGCTCAGCGATCTCGATGCGCCGCACGACGACAGACATGCCAGCCGTCCTAACCGGGTGTACGCACTGGGCGCACTAAAGCCCATCCTCGGCGCGTGCCTTCTGCGCATCCGGCGCTGTCTGGACGGCCTTGCCGGTGTGCTGGAAATGATCCACCACACCCGATGCCGGATACAGCCCTCACGCTCCTATCCAAGGCCACCCAGAAAAGCCAAGCCCCACTTCCATCTCGCCTACAAACTCGCCTGA
- a CDS encoding Rieske 2Fe-2S domain-containing protein, which produces MSARPYRIEAQPLVQRYARGWHCLGLASDYKDGKPHTLNIFGQRLAAFMDSQGRVNVVDGFCPHMGGDLSSGRVDGDTLVCPFHGWQWDGEGNCQSIPYCKRIPPKAKIGTWQTCEQNQLLFIWHDPEGNPPGEDVAIPRIDACSSDEWSDWVVDLMVIGTNCRELVDNISDMAHFSTVHGAPVDYFANLFEGHKATQLLVGRSERLGDDELIALSTYFGPAYHITEMTGQSGGHPIHSILLNCHVPIDMNSFELRYGVMVKKVPGLSDEQNMEIARAYSKQAQAAFYEDVTIWDTKTRIDNPLLCEGDGPLYQMRDWYSQFYLDAAEVRPSSTARKVVEIKVRDGSAPPALRHVFEG; this is translated from the coding sequence ATGTCCGCACGTCCCTACAGAATTGAAGCGCAGCCGCTGGTGCAGCGATATGCACGCGGCTGGCATTGTCTTGGTCTTGCCAGTGACTATAAGGACGGCAAGCCGCACACGCTGAACATCTTTGGCCAACGTCTTGCCGCGTTCATGGATTCGCAGGGGCGCGTGAACGTGGTCGACGGTTTTTGTCCCCATATGGGTGGCGATCTGAGCAGTGGCCGCGTGGACGGCGACACGCTGGTGTGTCCGTTTCACGGCTGGCAGTGGGACGGAGAGGGCAACTGCCAGTCGATTCCGTACTGCAAGCGGATTCCGCCGAAGGCCAAAATCGGCACATGGCAGACGTGTGAACAGAACCAGTTGCTATTCATCTGGCACGATCCTGAAGGCAATCCGCCGGGCGAGGACGTCGCGATTCCCCGCATCGATGCATGTTCCTCCGACGAGTGGTCCGATTGGGTCGTGGACCTGATGGTGATCGGCACCAATTGCCGCGAGCTGGTCGACAACATTTCGGACATGGCGCACTTTTCCACGGTGCACGGCGCGCCGGTCGATTACTTCGCGAACCTGTTCGAAGGGCACAAAGCGACGCAATTGCTGGTGGGCCGCAGCGAACGTCTCGGTGACGACGAGTTGATCGCGCTGTCCACTTACTTTGGCCCGGCGTATCACATCACTGAGATGACGGGGCAAAGCGGCGGCCATCCGATTCATTCGATTCTGCTGAACTGCCATGTGCCGATCGACATGAACAGTTTCGAGTTGCGTTATGGCGTGATGGTGAAGAAGGTTCCCGGTTTATCCGACGAACAGAACATGGAGATTGCGCGCGCGTATTCGAAGCAGGCGCAGGCCGCGTTTTATGAAGACGTGACGATCTGGGACACCAAGACGCGCATCGACAATCCGTTGTTGTGCGAGGGCGATGGTCCGTTGTATCAGATGCGTGATTGGTATTCGCAGTTTTATCTGGATGCGGCGGAGGTAAGGCCGTCTAGTACGGCGAGGAAGGTTGTGGAGATTAAAGTGCGCGATGGCAGTGCGCCGCCGGCTTTGCGGCATGTGTTTGAAGGGTGA
- a CDS encoding RND family transporter, protein MNASSHPSSSRLSHFVERCADAIMRHRRILLTLCLAVTVALGCSATRLRLDPGFNKMIPMQHPYMQVFNRYASAFPGANTILVSLRWKGHGDIYNQAFMDDLRHATDDVFFIPGVNRSRVFSLFTPNVRYTEVTEAGFRGDVVVPGQFSSANPDDLAKVRRNVARSGQIGRLVGNDLHSALIRAELRETDPITGKHLDYGAVARQLEQIRARYSNQDVEVDIIGFAKLVGDVEAGISGVIGFFALAFLITAALLFVYTRSAKTTVLALFVALLPVVWLLGALPILGLGIDPMSILVPFLIFSIGVSHAVQMTNAWKQALVTGMSSTDAARDAFRKLFVPGTVALLTNALGFMVIMRIQIEIVRELGVTACLGVLLMIVTNKVFLPILLSYTQLEAGTLTRAQNRAARGGSRLWTRFAIFARPAPAPGVFAIALLLLAFGAKESRNLQIGDIGAGAPELRSTSRYNLDNARITSQYNIGVDALAVIVETTGFDDACLHYPVMSAIERFEMEMRGVAGVQSVVSVPSLAKISIAAFNEGNPRWGALPRSSDGLTQGASAFDPDNGMNTEKCQAIQVLIYTTDHEGKTIAHIVDEIKRLAAADHTPNIAFRLAGGNVGVMAATNEAVGDAEVAMLLSIFGAIALLCFVTFRSWRAVLCIVVPLTVVSILCNAVMAGLGIGLKVATLPVITLGVGVGVDYGIYLYERLQHEVRAGASLPEAFAAAMRQRGTAALFTAVTMFIGVGTWAFSALKFQVDMGVLLAFMFLVNLFGAVFLLPALAAWLGVERAERRAGARLGAADVPNAADVPDLPAGPGASVRGAASAPGEVEPAALEHGNPAR, encoded by the coding sequence ATGAACGCATCGTCCCATCCTTCTTCGTCCCGCCTTTCGCATTTTGTCGAGCGTTGCGCCGACGCCATCATGCGGCACCGGCGCATCCTGCTGACGCTGTGCCTCGCGGTGACCGTCGCGCTGGGGTGTTCCGCGACGCGCCTGCGGCTCGATCCCGGGTTCAACAAGATGATCCCGATGCAGCACCCGTATATGCAGGTGTTCAACCGCTATGCGAGCGCCTTTCCGGGCGCCAACACGATTCTCGTGAGTCTGCGCTGGAAGGGGCACGGCGACATCTACAACCAGGCGTTCATGGACGACCTGCGTCACGCGACCGATGACGTGTTCTTCATTCCCGGCGTAAACCGCTCGCGCGTGTTCTCGCTGTTCACGCCGAATGTGCGCTATACGGAAGTCACCGAAGCGGGTTTTCGTGGCGACGTAGTTGTGCCCGGCCAGTTCAGCAGTGCGAACCCCGACGATCTCGCCAAAGTGCGCCGGAACGTGGCGCGCTCCGGGCAGATCGGCAGACTGGTCGGCAACGATCTGCATTCGGCGCTGATTCGCGCAGAACTACGCGAGACCGATCCCATCACCGGCAAACATCTGGATTACGGCGCGGTGGCGCGGCAACTCGAACAGATTCGCGCGCGCTATTCGAATCAGGATGTCGAGGTCGACATCATCGGCTTTGCGAAACTGGTGGGAGATGTCGAGGCGGGCATCAGCGGGGTGATCGGCTTCTTCGCGCTCGCGTTCCTGATTACCGCCGCGTTGCTGTTCGTGTACACGCGCTCGGCGAAGACCACGGTGCTTGCGCTGTTCGTCGCGTTGCTGCCGGTGGTGTGGCTGCTCGGTGCGTTGCCGATCCTCGGCCTCGGCATCGATCCGATGTCGATCCTCGTCCCGTTCCTGATTTTCTCAATCGGCGTCTCGCATGCCGTGCAGATGACGAATGCCTGGAAACAGGCGCTGGTTACGGGCATGTCTTCCACCGATGCGGCACGTGACGCATTTCGCAAACTATTCGTGCCGGGCACAGTGGCGCTGCTGACGAATGCGCTTGGCTTCATGGTGATCATGCGCATCCAGATCGAGATCGTGCGTGAACTCGGCGTGACGGCCTGTCTCGGCGTGCTGCTGATGATCGTCACCAACAAGGTGTTTTTGCCGATCCTGTTGTCGTACACGCAGCTGGAAGCCGGCACCCTGACGCGTGCACAGAACCGCGCCGCGCGTGGCGGCAGCCGCCTATGGACGCGCTTCGCGATATTCGCGCGGCCCGCACCGGCGCCTGGCGTGTTCGCGATCGCGCTGCTGTTGCTGGCGTTCGGCGCAAAGGAGTCGCGCAATTTGCAGATCGGCGACATCGGCGCCGGCGCGCCCGAATTGCGCAGCACCTCGCGCTACAACCTCGACAATGCGCGAATCACGAGCCAGTACAACATCGGCGTCGATGCGCTCGCGGTGATTGTCGAGACGACCGGTTTCGACGATGCCTGTCTGCACTATCCGGTAATGAGCGCGATCGAACGCTTCGAGATGGAGATGCGTGGTGTGGCGGGCGTGCAGTCGGTGGTGAGTGTGCCTTCGCTCGCGAAGATTTCGATTGCCGCCTTTAACGAAGGCAATCCGCGTTGGGGCGCACTGCCGCGTTCGAGCGACGGCCTCACGCAAGGCGCGAGCGCGTTCGATCCGGACAACGGGATGAACACTGAGAAGTGCCAGGCGATTCAGGTGTTGATCTACACCACCGATCACGAGGGCAAGACGATCGCGCATATCGTCGATGAAATCAAACGGCTGGCGGCCGCGGACCACACGCCGAATATCGCTTTCCGGCTCGCGGGCGGCAACGTCGGCGTGATGGCGGCGACTAACGAAGCAGTCGGCGACGCCGAGGTGGCGATGCTGCTGTCGATTTTTGGCGCGATCGCATTGCTGTGCTTCGTGACCTTCCGTTCGTGGCGCGCGGTGTTGTGCATCGTCGTGCCGCTGACGGTGGTGTCGATTTTGTGCAACGCGGTGATGGCGGGGCTCGGCATCGGGCTGAAGGTTGCCACGTTGCCGGTGATTACGCTGGGCGTGGGGGTGGGCGTCGATTACGGCATTTACCTGTATGAACGGTTGCAGCACGAAGTGCGCGCGGGCGCCTCGTTGCCCGAAGCGTTCGCGGCGGCGATGCGTCAACGCGGCACCGCGGCCTTGTTCACCGCGGTGACCATGTTCATAGGCGTGGGGACGTGGGCGTTTTCGGCGCTCAAGTTCCAGGTCGATATGGGTGTGCTGCTGGCCTTCATGTTCCTCGTCAATCTGTTCGGCGCGGTGTTTCTGTTGCCTGCGCTGGCGGCATGGCTCGGGGTGGAGCGGGCGGAGCGGCGTGCGGGCGCGCGGCTTGGCGCAGCGGACGTGCCGAATGCGGCGGACGTGCCGGATCTGCCGGCAGGACCGGGGGCGTCTGTGCGCGGTGCTGCGTCGGCTCCTGGCGAAGTCGAGCCCGCAGCGCTCGAGCATGGTAATCCCGCACGCTGA
- a CDS encoding YCF48-related protein produces the protein MKSTIPGLLLSAAVLGAALFAFSPRPVPAFAATTIQADRLQINGLAKAGTRVVAVGERGVILLSDDAGASWRRAAMASDEASALTQVFFISPRIGIAVGHDGWIVRTVDGGAHWSEVRFERKHSDPLLSVWGNANGLVFASGSFGQLFVSHDAGATWTQQKTPADDRHLNAISGDSSGCLMIAGETGTLLRSIDNGATWEKRPVPYQGSLFGVLKLENGDWLAYGMRGNVLRSTDQGDTWTHIDSRIGTSYFGAVQLTDGELVLVGQGGAIVTSRDNGKSFTVRKVGGVQSLAAVVDAGHGELALGGEAGVALLPVSPAVQSQLASPGAPPS, from the coding sequence ATGAAATCGACAATTCCCGGCTTGCTGCTCTCGGCGGCCGTGCTGGGCGCGGCGCTGTTTGCGTTTTCGCCTCGCCCGGTGCCGGCTTTCGCGGCGACCACCATTCAGGCCGATCGCCTGCAGATCAACGGACTCGCCAAAGCGGGCACGCGCGTCGTCGCGGTGGGCGAGCGCGGCGTGATCCTCCTGAGCGACGACGCGGGCGCGTCCTGGCGGCGCGCCGCGATGGCATCCGACGAGGCGTCTGCGCTGACGCAGGTATTTTTCATTTCGCCGCGTATCGGCATCGCGGTGGGGCACGACGGCTGGATCGTGCGCACCGTCGATGGCGGCGCGCATTGGAGTGAAGTGCGCTTCGAGCGTAAGCATTCGGACCCGTTGCTGTCCGTGTGGGGCAATGCAAACGGACTGGTATTCGCCAGCGGCAGCTTCGGCCAATTGTTCGTTTCGCACGACGCGGGCGCCACCTGGACCCAACAGAAAACGCCCGCTGACGATCGTCACCTGAATGCGATTTCTGGCGATTCCAGCGGCTGTCTGATGATCGCCGGCGAAACCGGCACGCTGCTGCGCTCAATCGACAACGGCGCGACCTGGGAGAAGCGGCCCGTCCCCTATCAGGGCTCGTTATTCGGTGTGCTGAAGCTTGAGAACGGCGACTGGCTCGCGTACGGCATGCGCGGCAACGTGCTGCGCAGCACCGATCAGGGCGACACGTGGACACATATCGATAGCCGCATCGGCACCTCCTACTTCGGCGCGGTGCAACTCACTGACGGCGAGCTGGTGCTGGTCGGCCAGGGCGGCGCGATCGTCACCTCGCGCGATAACGGAAAGAGCTTCACGGTCCGCAAGGTGGGTGGCGTGCAGAGCCTCGCGGCCGTGGTCGACGCCGGGCATGGCGAGCTTGCGCTGGGCGGAGAAGCAGGCGTGGCGTTGCTGCCAGTGTCGCCAGCAGTCCAATCTCAGCTTGCGTCGCCCGGCGCGCCACCTTCCTGA
- a CDS encoding acetyl-CoA C-acyltransferase yields the protein MNEAVIVSVARTPIGKAYRGVFNDTEAPALGGHVVRAAVERAQLDPADIDDVLMGCAAQQGTQGYNIGRLSAAAAGLPASVPGMAMDRMCSSGLMTIATAAQNILCGDARIVVAGGVESITLTQNKHKNAYRARSDAVLAHQPAAYMAMIETAEIVSRRYGISREAQDEYALTSQQRTAAAQAAGRFDEEIVPFDAQRALFDKEGKPTGSESVRATRDECNRADTSAASLAALKPVWSGGEAIAQGEFITAGNASQLSDGAAAVVVMSAVEAKQRGLKPLGIYRGMAVAGCGADEMGIGPALAVPKLLARHRLTMNDIGLWEMNEAFACQVIYCRDQLHIPADRLNVNGGAISVGHPFGMSGTRMTMHGLLEARRRGVRYVVVTMCVGGGMGAAALFETAA from the coding sequence ATGAACGAAGCGGTCATCGTCTCGGTTGCGCGCACACCGATCGGCAAAGCGTATCGCGGCGTGTTCAACGACACCGAAGCGCCCGCACTCGGCGGCCACGTGGTGCGCGCCGCGGTCGAGCGCGCACAACTCGACCCCGCCGATATCGACGACGTGCTGATGGGCTGCGCCGCGCAACAGGGCACCCAGGGCTACAACATCGGCCGGCTCTCGGCGGCCGCGGCGGGGTTGCCGGCTTCGGTGCCGGGCATGGCGATGGACCGGATGTGCTCGTCGGGCTTGATGACGATCGCGACGGCCGCGCAGAACATCCTGTGCGGCGACGCGCGGATCGTGGTGGCGGGCGGCGTGGAGTCGATCACGCTGACGCAGAACAAGCACAAGAATGCCTACCGGGCGCGTTCGGACGCGGTGCTTGCGCACCAACCGGCCGCGTACATGGCGATGATCGAAACGGCGGAAATCGTCTCGCGCCGTTACGGCATTTCGCGCGAGGCGCAGGACGAATACGCGCTGACGAGCCAGCAGCGCACGGCCGCGGCGCAAGCGGCGGGTCGCTTCGACGAAGAGATCGTGCCGTTCGATGCGCAACGCGCGCTGTTCGATAAGGAAGGCAAACCAACCGGCAGCGAAAGCGTGCGAGCCACGCGCGACGAATGCAATCGCGCCGATACAAGCGCGGCCAGTCTGGCGGCGCTGAAGCCGGTCTGGAGCGGTGGTGAGGCGATCGCGCAGGGCGAGTTCATCACGGCGGGCAATGCGTCGCAATTGTCCGACGGCGCGGCGGCGGTAGTCGTGATGAGCGCAGTAGAAGCGAAGCAACGCGGCTTGAAGCCGCTCGGCATCTATCGTGGCATGGCGGTGGCGGGCTGCGGTGCCGACGAAATGGGCATCGGTCCGGCGCTCGCGGTGCCGAAACTGCTGGCACGTCATCGACTGACGATGAACGACATCGGCCTGTGGGAAATGAACGAGGCGTTCGCGTGCCAGGTCATTTACTGCCGCGATCAACTGCATATTCCTGCCGATCGCCTGAATGTGAACGGCGGCGCGATTTCGGTCGGCCATCCGTTCGGAATGTCCGGCACCCGAATGACGATGCACGGTCTGCTCGAAGCGCGGCGGCGCGGCGTGCGGTATGTCGTGGTGACCATGTGCGTCGGTGGCGGGATGGGCGCTGCGGCACTCTTCGAAACAGCGGCGTAG
- a CDS encoding MaoC family dehydratase, whose product MDSVMMEARTEPLGNPLPARVFAHPDELIAAVGERLGESAWMQVEQARSALFADATLDHQWVHVDEERARLGPFGACIAHGFLTLSLVNFFLPQIVRIDGARLGVNYGCDKIRFPAPVRAGARIRGVGQLLRAEAIEGGVQAWIRVAVEIDGETKPGCVADTISRYYL is encoded by the coding sequence ATGGACAGTGTGATGATGGAAGCGCGGACTGAACCACTCGGCAACCCGCTGCCGGCTCGCGTGTTCGCTCATCCGGACGAACTGATTGCGGCGGTCGGCGAACGGCTCGGCGAAAGTGCGTGGATGCAGGTCGAACAGGCGCGCAGCGCGCTGTTCGCGGACGCCACGCTGGATCATCAATGGGTGCATGTGGATGAGGAACGCGCGCGGCTCGGTCCGTTCGGCGCCTGCATTGCGCATGGCTTCCTGACCCTTTCGCTCGTCAATTTCTTTCTGCCGCAAATCGTGCGTATCGACGGCGCGCGGCTCGGCGTCAATTACGGCTGCGACAAGATCCGCTTTCCCGCACCGGTGCGAGCCGGCGCGCGCATTCGCGGCGTCGGCCAGTTGCTGCGCGCCGAAGCGATTGAAGGCGGCGTGCAGGCCTGGATTCGCGTGGCCGTGGAAATCGACGGCGAGACTAAACCCGGTTGCGTGGCCGACACCATCAGCCGCTACTACCTGTAG
- a CDS encoding SDR family oxidoreductase, producing MNESQTVRSAPAYVPGHQLLAGRSVLITAAAGAGIGFAAAKRSAEEGCRALFISDINEKRLAQAVETLRAETGLRATYGRLCNVSVEEEVRALVADAEDKMEGVDVLINNAGLGGARRIVEMDDAEWSRVIDISLTGTFRMTRAMLPHMQQRGRGVIVNNASVLGWRAQAEQAHYAAAKAGVMALTRCAALEAAPYGVRINAVAPSIALHDFLKKSASADLLDQLASREAFGRAAEVWEVANVMVFLASDYASYMTGEVLSVSSQHA from the coding sequence ATGAACGAATCCCAAACGGTGCGGAGCGCGCCTGCCTATGTGCCGGGCCATCAACTGCTGGCGGGTAGATCCGTGCTGATTACGGCGGCCGCCGGTGCGGGCATCGGTTTCGCCGCCGCCAAACGCAGCGCGGAAGAGGGCTGCCGCGCGCTCTTCATCTCCGACATCAACGAAAAGCGCCTCGCGCAGGCGGTCGAGACGTTGCGCGCTGAAACCGGTTTGCGGGCAACTTACGGGCGTTTGTGCAACGTCTCGGTGGAAGAGGAGGTACGCGCGCTGGTGGCGGACGCCGAAGACAAGATGGAAGGCGTCGACGTGCTGATCAACAACGCCGGGCTCGGCGGCGCGCGTCGCATCGTCGAAATGGACGATGCCGAATGGTCGCGGGTGATCGACATTAGCCTTACCGGCACCTTCCGCATGACGCGGGCGATGTTGCCCCATATGCAGCAGCGTGGCCGTGGCGTGATCGTGAATAACGCGTCGGTGCTCGGCTGGCGCGCACAGGCGGAACAGGCGCACTACGCGGCGGCGAAGGCCGGCGTGATGGCGCTCACGCGCTGCGCCGCGCTCGAAGCCGCGCCGTACGGCGTGCGGATCAATGCGGTGGCGCCGAGTATTGCGCTGCACGATTTTCTGAAGAAGTCGGCTTCGGCCGATCTGCTCGATCAACTGGCGTCGCGTGAAGCATTCGGACGCGCCGCCGAAGTGTGGGAGGTAGCGAACGTGATGGTCTTTCTGGCAAGCGACTACGCGTCGTATATGACCGGCGAAGTGCTGTCGGTCAGCAGTCAGCACGCGTGA
- a CDS encoding acyl-CoA dehydrogenase family protein yields MNSETNSETQQQRLRVEVAEWMSTHLSGEFACLQYRGGPGDEEAYPALRKKWERELASGGWTGLGWPKEQGGRAMSVADQVIFHEEYARAGGPGRMGHIGEGLLGPTLIACGTEDQRKRFLPGILNGTQFWCQGYSEPGAGSDLANVRTRAVREENGNWRVRGQKVWTSLAHDSDWIFMIARTEPESRGNRGLSFLLMPLDQPGIEIRPIKQLNGGAEFNEVFFDGALAAAEDLVGAPGDGWRIAMSLLGFERGMSTLGQQMQFIRELEWVVDAAHEAGVANDSLIRQRIARAWAGLRVMRYNALRMLAGADAGENGGALGREALIYKYYWSNWHRELGQLAMDVLGPNANLIDSADAKRTRLQGVFLFSRADTIYAGTNEIQLNIMAERGLGMPREPRGTL; encoded by the coding sequence ATGAACAGCGAAACGAACAGCGAAACGCAACAGCAACGCTTGCGTGTGGAAGTCGCCGAGTGGATGAGCACGCACCTAAGCGGCGAATTTGCCTGCCTGCAATACCGCGGCGGTCCCGGCGACGAGGAAGCGTATCCGGCGCTGCGCAAGAAATGGGAACGTGAACTGGCAAGCGGCGGCTGGACGGGCCTCGGCTGGCCGAAGGAGCAAGGCGGCCGTGCGATGTCCGTCGCCGACCAGGTGATCTTCCACGAGGAATACGCCCGGGCCGGCGGTCCAGGGCGCATGGGCCATATCGGCGAGGGTTTGCTTGGACCGACTCTGATCGCATGCGGCACCGAAGACCAACGCAAGCGTTTTCTGCCTGGCATCCTGAACGGCACGCAGTTTTGGTGCCAGGGCTATTCGGAACCAGGCGCGGGATCGGATCTCGCGAACGTTCGCACACGTGCGGTCCGCGAAGAAAACGGCAATTGGCGCGTGCGTGGCCAGAAAGTCTGGACCTCGCTTGCGCACGATTCCGACTGGATCTTCATGATCGCGCGCACCGAACCGGAATCGAGGGGCAATCGCGGATTGTCGTTCCTGTTGATGCCGCTCGATCAACCCGGCATCGAGATTCGTCCGATCAAACAATTGAACGGCGGCGCGGAATTCAACGAGGTGTTCTTCGACGGCGCGCTTGCCGCCGCCGAAGACCTGGTCGGCGCCCCCGGCGACGGCTGGCGTATTGCGATGTCGCTGCTCGGCTTCGAGCGCGGCATGTCCACCCTCGGTCAGCAGATGCAGTTCATCCGCGAACTCGAATGGGTGGTCGACGCGGCGCATGAAGCGGGGGTTGCGAACGACTCGCTGATTCGCCAACGGATCGCGAGGGCGTGGGCGGGTTTGCGCGTGATGCGTTACAACGCGCTGCGCATGCTGGCCGGTGCTGACGCCGGCGAGAACGGCGGCGCGTTGGGCCGTGAAGCGCTGATCTACAAATACTACTGGTCGAACTGGCATCGCGAACTCGGCCAACTGGCAATGGACGTGCTCGGTCCCAACGCCAATCTGATCGACAGCGCCGATGCGAAGCGCACGCGCCTGCAGGGCGTGTTCCTGTTCTCACGCGCCGACACGATCTACGCGGGCACCAACGAAATCCAATTGAACATCATGGCCGAGCGCGGGCTCGGCATGCCGAGAGAACCCCGAGGAACACTATGA